Proteins from a single region of Phoenix dactylifera cultivar Barhee BC4 unplaced genomic scaffold, palm_55x_up_171113_PBpolish2nd_filt_p 000877F, whole genome shotgun sequence:
- the LOC120107477 gene encoding 60S ribosomal protein L6-like yields MAAKKARVTSRNPELIRGIGKYSRSKMYHKRGIWAIKAKYGGALPRHEPKAAPPKPTEKPPKFYPTDDVKIPIPNRRKPKPTKLRPSITPGTVLILLAGRFMGKRVVFLKQLPSGLLLVTAYHNS; encoded by the exons ATGGCGGCGAAGAAGGCCAGAGTGACGAGCAGGAACCCGGAATTGATCCGGGGGATCGGGAAGTACTCGCGGTCGAAGATGTACCACAAGCGCGGGATCTGGGCGATCAAGGCCAAGTACGGCGGCGCATTACCCCGCCACGAGCCCAAGGCGGCGCCGCCCAAGCCCACCGAGAAGCCCCCAAAGTTCTACCCCACCGACGACGTCAAGATCCCCATTCCGAATCGCCGCAAGCCCAAGCCCACGAAGCTCAG GCCGAGCATTACGCCCGGGACGGTGTTGATTCTTCTCGCGGGGAGGTTTATGGGGAAGCGAGTTGTCTTCTTGAAGCAGCTGCCTTCGGGATTGCTCCTCGTTACTG